Proteins encoded within one genomic window of Deltaproteobacteria bacterium:
- a CDS encoding cob(I)yrinic acid a,c-diamide adenosyltransferase: MGDVKLQYLEPENVAGLIVVITGHGKGKTTTALGIAVRAVGYDMNVCVIHFMKGDIHAGELDGIKRLAPNVDCYLTGKGFCGILGNPYPFEEHRANAQDAIKLSMEKMLSGDYHVVILDEVNNAMSLNLVDLPQVIELIEKKPPLLHLVLTGRDAHPEVIERAHTVTEMKEIKHAYRRGIEPQKGIDY, from the coding sequence GTGGGAGATGTAAAGCTCCAGTACCTCGAGCCGGAAAATGTCGCCGGCCTTATCGTGGTCATCACGGGCCACGGGAAGGGAAAGACCACGACTGCCCTCGGGATAGCGGTGCGGGCGGTTGGATACGACATGAACGTGTGCGTGATCCACTTCATGAAAGGCGACATTCACGCGGGAGAACTGGATGGCATAAAGAGGCTTGCGCCCAACGTGGATTGCTACCTCACGGGCAAGGGTTTCTGCGGAATACTGGGAAACCCCTATCCTTTCGAGGAGCACCGGGCCAATGCGCAGGACGCGATAAAGCTGTCCATGGAAAAGATGCTCTCCGGGGACTACCATGTCGTGATCCTCGATGAGGTGAACAACGCCATGAGCCTGAACCTGGTCGACCTTCCCCAGGTGATCGAGCTGATAGAGAAAAAGCCGCCCCTTCTCCACCTGGTCCTCACCGGGCGGGATGCGCACCCCGAGGTGATTGAGAGGGCCCATACCGTGACGGAAATGAAGGAGATCAAACACGCCTACCGGAGAGGCATCGAGCCCCAGAAGGGGATCGACTACTGA
- a CDS encoding nitroreductase family protein yields the protein MEVMEAVRKRRSIRSFEDRDIPEDVLAHLEDSLIWAPSAGNLQSRSFYFVYRQDVKEKLARAAYDQDFISRAPLVVVCCADLRIELHYGGRGSGLYALQDVAASVQNLMLVATSLGLGTVWVGAFKEGAVYPILGLPDHLRPVAIVPVGYPAEEPRAPGRVKKDQVITYIR from the coding sequence ATGGAAGTCATGGAGGCGGTTCGGAAGAGAAGGAGCATTCGCAGCTTTGAAGACCGGGACATACCGGAGGACGTTCTCGCGCATCTCGAGGACAGCCTGATCTGGGCGCCGAGTGCCGGCAACCTGCAGAGCAGGAGCTTTTATTTCGTCTACCGGCAGGACGTGAAGGAAAAACTGGCCCGCGCGGCCTATGACCAGGATTTCATCTCCCGGGCGCCCCTGGTTGTCGTGTGCTGCGCCGACCTGAGGATCGAGCTGCACTACGGGGGGCGGGGTTCGGGCCTCTACGCGCTCCAGGATGTCGCCGCAAGCGTTCAGAACCTCATGCTCGTCGCCACGTCCCTTGGCCTGGGAACCGTCTGGGTCGGCGCGTTCAAGGAGGGCGCCGTTTACCCCATTCTCGGCCTTCCCGATCATTTGCGCCCCGTCGCGATCGTTCCCGTCGGCTATCCCGCCGAGGAACCTCGCGCGCCGGGCAGGGTGAAAAAAGACCAGGTGATAACTTACATACGGTAG
- a CDS encoding protein-L-isoaspartate(D-aspartate) O-methyltransferase has protein sequence MKSKRAKLILPWAVSIALLAAAGRATAADEGKDPYFEKRREMVRTQIERRGVRDKRVLEVMRKVPRHLFVPGALRRKAYNDHPLPIGEGQTISQPYIVALMTELLNVGPEDRVLEVGTGSGYQAAVLAELAGEVVTVEIFTSLADSARKRLKKEGYGNVTVVQGDGYFGFEKRAPFDGIIVTCAAPHIPPTLIEQLKAGGRMIIPVGAPFMTQNLMLVSKENDGTVTTRSVLPVIFVPLLGH, from the coding sequence ATGAAGAGCAAAAGGGCCAAGCTCATCCTTCCGTGGGCGGTCTCGATCGCGCTCCTTGCCGCGGCCGGGCGGGCAACGGCGGCCGATGAGGGGAAGGACCCCTATTTTGAAAAGCGACGCGAGATGGTCCGGACGCAGATCGAGCGGCGGGGCGTCAGGGACAAACGGGTCCTGGAGGTCATGCGGAAGGTTCCCCGGCACCTGTTCGTCCCCGGAGCCCTGCGCCGCAAGGCCTACAACGACCATCCCCTCCCGATAGGCGAGGGGCAGACCATATCGCAGCCCTACATCGTCGCGCTGATGACCGAGCTGCTCAACGTGGGGCCGGAGGACAGGGTGCTCGAGGTTGGTACGGGTTCGGGGTATCAGGCTGCCGTCCTGGCGGAGCTCGCCGGCGAGGTCGTCACGGTGGAGATCTTCACGTCCCTGGCCGACTCGGCGAGAAAGCGGCTGAAGAAAGAAGGTTACGGGAACGTTACGGTCGTCCAGGGTGACGGGTACTTCGGCTTTGAAAAGCGCGCCCCCTTCGACGGCATCATCGTTACCTGCGCCGCGCCTCACATCCCGCCGACCCTGATCGAGCAGTTAAAAGCGGGGGGGAGAATGATCATACCCGTGGGGGCTCCCTTCATGACCCAGAACCTGATGCTGGTGAGCAAGGAAAATGACGGCACCGTCACCACCCGGTCGGTGCTTCCCGTCATTTTCGTTCCCCTCCTCGGACACTGA
- a CDS encoding DUF4416 family protein codes for VLSFARLVEPDDLVEGKWHARAVESSLASSGKRRVNIDMGYLDLHKVVLASFKERGNKVYLGRGVWADMTLFFRRGGVEALPWSFPDFKAGLYDRDLVEMRKIYKEQLQRLRS; via the coding sequence TCGTCCTCTCCTTTGCCAGGCTCGTGGAGCCCGACGATCTCGTGGAGGGGAAGTGGCACGCCAGGGCCGTCGAGTCTTCCCTCGCCTCTTCGGGCAAGAGGCGGGTGAACATCGACATGGGGTATCTCGACCTGCACAAGGTCGTCCTCGCTTCCTTCAAGGAGCGGGGAAACAAGGTCTACCTGGGCAGGGGCGTCTGGGCCGACATGACCCTGTTTTTTCGGCGGGGCGGCGTCGAGGCCCTCCCCTGGAGCTTTCCCGATTTCAAGGCGGGCCTGTACGACCGGGACCTCGTGGAAATGAGGAAAATTTACAAGGAACAGCTGCAAAGGCTCAGGTCATGA
- a CDS encoding glycosyltransferase: MHETLHMKPAVSVLMPVYNAASTLPASIGSVLGQTFSDLELICVDDGSTDASARLIGEARRRDPRVRLIRGRRRGIVAALNRGLRACSGTYVARMDADDIMDEERIERQLRFFNEAGQFDLIGARVRMISDSGFLSSGVVRYEGWSNSLTEHDDIVREIFVESPLVHPTFFLGKEYYEKMGGYRGSPWAEDYDLILRAYLAGARFGKVPETLLLWRDSAGRLIRNDARCKREAMFRAKVHYFVKKGLLEKRRSAVIAGSGPSGREVARLLLCEGVTIACFVDNREDPGRRTVMGIPAFGFPSPAPEGFFRAFAGSYFIVCIGDDAGRRDFVSGLERASLRQGKNFMRFL; this comes from the coding sequence CAGACCTTCTCCGATCTCGAGCTTATATGCGTCGATGACGGGTCGACGGACGCAAGCGCCCGGCTGATCGGGGAGGCGCGGAGAAGAGATCCGCGGGTCAGGCTCATACGCGGCCGGAGGCGGGGGATCGTCGCCGCCCTCAACCGGGGGCTCCGGGCCTGCTCCGGGACCTACGTTGCGAGGATGGATGCGGACGACATCATGGATGAGGAAAGGATCGAGCGTCAGCTCCGCTTTTTCAATGAGGCGGGACAGTTTGACCTGATAGGGGCGAGGGTGAGGATGATCAGCGACTCGGGGTTCCTCTCCTCCGGCGTCGTGCGCTACGAGGGGTGGAGCAACTCCCTGACCGAACACGATGATATTGTCAGGGAGATATTCGTCGAGTCGCCCCTGGTGCATCCCACCTTTTTCCTCGGCAAGGAGTACTACGAGAAGATGGGCGGGTACCGGGGCAGTCCCTGGGCCGAGGACTACGATTTGATACTCCGGGCGTACCTGGCAGGGGCCAGGTTCGGCAAGGTGCCCGAGACGCTCCTTCTCTGGAGAGATTCCGCGGGGAGGCTGATCCGGAACGATGCCCGCTGCAAGAGGGAAGCCATGTTCCGGGCGAAGGTTCACTACTTCGTGAAAAAGGGGCTGCTGGAAAAGAGGCGCTCCGCCGTGATCGCGGGGAGCGGACCCTCGGGCAGGGAGGTGGCGCGACTTCTTCTTTGCGAAGGGGTGACCATCGCCTGCTTCGTCGACAACCGGGAGGACCCCGGGAGAAGGACCGTGATGGGCATCCCGGCCTTCGGCTTCCCCTCGCCGGCGCCGGAGGGATTTTTCCGTGCCTTTGCAGGCTCCTACTTTATCGTCTGCATCGGTGATGACGCGGGGCGAAGGGATTTCGTAAGCGGCCTCGAGAGAGCCTCGCTCCGTCAGGGAAAGAATTTCATGCGGTTTCTCTAG